The following proteins come from a genomic window of Candidatus Goldiibacteriota bacterium HGW-Goldbacteria-1:
- the rlmN gene encoding 23S rRNA (adenine(2503)-C(2))-methyltransferase RlmN has protein sequence MTKDIKAMTLQEIQDVLTAAGFEKYRAQQVYEWIYKKKAQSTDDFKNIPAKVREYLEANYDFFLPEIIKQQESEIDGTKKLLLQLDDDTKIETVILNDEDRYTACISSQAGCGCGCAFCATATLGLKRDLTAGEIVGQFLRDEIEAAHLLDNVVFMGMGEPLLNTQNVFKAIKLISDPKGRGFSQKRITVSTVGIIPGIEAMIEEGLKVNLAVSLITADTALRSKLVPMEKTYPIKDVIKAAKRYCAKSETRLTFEYVLMEGVNDSAQDAEMLVELIRGIDCRVNLIPYNKVSGKKYSSGQREKAISFQKILKGYRIKALIRKEKGADIDAACGQLAAKEDKK, from the coding sequence ATGACTAAAGATATTAAAGCAATGACACTGCAGGAAATACAGGATGTACTTACAGCTGCAGGATTTGAAAAGTACAGGGCGCAGCAGGTATATGAATGGATATACAAAAAAAAGGCGCAGAGCACGGATGATTTTAAAAACATACCCGCAAAGGTAAGGGAATACCTTGAAGCTAATTATGATTTTTTTCTGCCGGAAATTATTAAACAGCAGGAATCGGAAATTGACGGCACAAAAAAACTTCTGCTGCAGCTTGATGATGATACAAAGATTGAAACCGTTATTTTAAATGACGAAGACAGATACACCGCGTGCATCTCTTCGCAGGCAGGATGCGGCTGCGGGTGCGCGTTCTGTGCCACTGCCACACTGGGCTTAAAAAGGGACCTTACAGCGGGAGAGATTGTAGGCCAGTTTTTAAGGGATGAAATAGAAGCAGCCCATCTGCTGGATAATGTGGTGTTTATGGGCATGGGCGAGCCGCTTTTAAATACGCAGAATGTATTTAAAGCAATAAAACTTATCTCTGACCCAAAGGGAAGGGGTTTTTCGCAGAAAAGAATAACCGTATCCACCGTGGGTATCATTCCGGGTATTGAAGCAATGATAGAAGAAGGGCTTAAAGTAAACCTTGCCGTTTCTTTAATAACAGCAGATACAGCGTTAAGGTCAAAACTTGTTCCTATGGAAAAAACATATCCTATCAAGGATGTCATAAAGGCCGCAAAAAGGTACTGTGCAAAATCGGAAACCCGTCTTACCTTTGAATACGTGCTTATGGAAGGCGTTAATGATTCAGCGCAGGACGCGGAAATGCTGGTTGAACTTATCAGGGGTATTGACTGCAGGGTGAATTTAATACCTTATAATAAAGTAAGCGGAAAGAAATATTCTTCGGGCCAGCGTGAAAAAGCCATCAGCTTTCAGAAGATATTAAAGGGATACAGGATAAAAGCGCTTATAAGAAAAGAAAAAGGCGCGGATATTGACGCGGCCTGCGGCCAGCTTGCCGCAAAAGAGGATAAGAAATAG
- a CDS encoding tRNA uridine-5-carboxymethylaminomethyl(34) synthesis enzyme MnmG: MIPEKSYDIIVIGAGHAGCEAALAPARMGLKTALFTINIDHIAHLSCNPAIGGLAKGHLVREIDALGGEMALAADRTSIQFKVLNSNKGPAVHGLRAQADKYEYPAYMRRVLQNTDNLEIKQALVESITTDDKGITGIITDTGTFYSAKSVIVTTGTFLNGTIYIGLQHFNGGRLGDPPSKGLSISLAGLGFKLGRMKTGTNPRVDIRSVDLDKFTPQPGDEKPVPFSFRTENINTDQIMCWLARTNENTAKIIMQNLDRSPLYSSTDRMIFGIGPRYCPSIEDKVVKFPEKTSHQVFLEPEARNSNEIYLNGLSTSLPRDVQLMYVRTIEGMEKAEITRPGYGIEYDYAPPTQLSKYLETKLIPGLFFAGQINGTSGYEEAAGQGLIAGINAALKLSGKAMFSPGREEGYIGVMIDDLVTKGVTEPYRLFSSRAEHRLVLRNDNADIRLMEYGRSFGLIDDKTYDTFMFKQEFYKTEKERLNKIYVRPSPETNTKLTDMGTTALQSESSLLQLLRRPEVPYEALTVFTEIPKVLNHISEYFVSEIKYEGYIKKQNEQIEKFKKIEEKAIPPEFDFMKAEGLPLEARQRLNEIKPETLGMASRIQGVTPSDINVLLLLIKKFSN, from the coding sequence TTGATTCCTGAAAAAAGTTACGACATTATTGTAATAGGCGCCGGACACGCCGGCTGCGAAGCTGCGCTTGCGCCCGCGCGCATGGGGTTAAAGACAGCCCTGTTTACTATTAACATAGACCACATCGCCCATTTATCCTGCAACCCTGCAATTGGCGGGCTTGCCAAAGGCCACCTTGTGCGTGAAATTGACGCATTGGGCGGAGAAATGGCGCTTGCCGCGGACAGGACATCAATTCAGTTTAAGGTTTTAAATTCCAACAAAGGCCCTGCTGTCCATGGTTTAAGGGCACAGGCGGATAAATATGAATACCCCGCCTATATGCGGCGCGTACTGCAGAACACGGACAACCTTGAAATTAAACAGGCGCTTGTGGAAAGCATAACCACAGACGACAAAGGCATTACAGGCATAATAACCGACACCGGCACTTTTTATTCCGCAAAATCCGTGATTGTTACCACAGGCACTTTTTTAAACGGGACAATTTATATAGGCCTTCAGCATTTCAACGGCGGCCGCCTTGGCGACCCGCCTTCTAAAGGGCTGTCAATATCACTTGCCGGGCTTGGTTTTAAACTTGGCAGGATGAAGACAGGCACCAATCCGCGCGTGGATATAAGGTCGGTTGACCTTGATAAATTTACCCCACAGCCGGGCGATGAAAAACCGGTGCCGTTTTCATTCCGTACAGAAAATATAAACACTGACCAGATTATGTGCTGGCTTGCCAGGACAAATGAAAATACCGCAAAGATAATAATGCAGAATCTGGACCGCTCTCCCCTTTACAGCAGTACAGACAGGATGATATTCGGGATTGGGCCAAGGTACTGCCCTTCCATAGAAGACAAAGTGGTTAAATTCCCGGAGAAGACATCACACCAGGTTTTTCTGGAACCCGAAGCAAGAAATTCAAACGAAATATATTTAAACGGCCTTTCAACTTCATTACCGCGCGACGTTCAGTTAATGTACGTGCGTACAATTGAAGGAATGGAAAAAGCAGAAATCACGCGCCCCGGCTATGGCATTGAATACGACTATGCCCCGCCCACGCAGCTTAGCAAATACCTTGAAACCAAATTAATTCCGGGGCTGTTTTTTGCAGGCCAGATAAACGGGACATCGGGCTACGAAGAAGCCGCAGGACAGGGTTTAATAGCCGGCATTAACGCGGCGCTTAAGCTATCAGGTAAGGCTATGTTTTCCCCCGGCCGTGAAGAAGGCTATATAGGCGTCATGATTGACGACCTTGTCACAAAGGGCGTGACAGAACCGTACCGTTTATTTTCGTCACGCGCGGAACACAGGCTTGTGTTAAGAAACGATAACGCCGACATCCGCCTTATGGAATACGGCCGTTCTTTCGGGCTTATTGACGATAAGACGTATGACACTTTTATGTTTAAACAGGAATTTTACAAAACAGAAAAAGAACGTCTTAATAAAATATATGTCCGTCCGTCCCCCGAAACAAATACAAAACTGACAGATATGGGAACCACCGCTCTTCAGTCCGAAAGCTCCCTTTTACAGCTGCTAAGACGTCCGGAAGTACCGTATGAGGCGCTGACAGTTTTTACCGAAATCCCAAAAGTATTGAACCATATATCAGAGTATTTTGTTTCCGAGATTAAATACGAAGGCTACATAAAAAAACAGAACGAGCAAATTGAAAAGTTTAAAAAAATAGAAGAAAAAGCAATACCGCCGGAATTTGATTTCATGAAAGCGGAAGGGCTGCCCTTAGAAGCCCGCCAGAGGTTAAATGAGATTAAACCGGAGACGCTGGGCATGGCTTCCCGCATCCAGGGCGTCACGCCTTCGGATATAAACGTGCTATTACTGCTTATAAAGAAGTTTAGCAACTAA